Proteins encoded within one genomic window of Labrys wisconsinensis:
- a CDS encoding sulfatase-like hydrolase/transferase has protein sequence MRTSNVIVFFTDQQRHDTTGVHGNPMGLTPNFDRLARAGTHLYHSFTSQPLCGPARSSMQTGRFATQTGVFRNGIPLADDAVTIAKTFADNGYKTGYIGKWHLGGSDPVPKQERGGYQSWLAANLLEFTSDAYDTVVYDVDDQKKKLPGYRVDALTDAAIRYCDDHQNDPFFLFVSFLEPHHQNHTDDYPPPDGYREQMAANIWTPPDLATLKGTSTWHLGGYYGMVKRLDEAFGRLMDALKSLDLLDNTIVMFTSDHACHFKTRNNEYKRSCHESAVRVPTLITGPGFLAGGQVRALFSTVDVAPTLLDAAGIAVPGDMTGKSILPVIRDHRAPWRQDIFFQISETETGRALRTDRWKYGVTSDYDEDLPRSDVYRESYLYDLANDPYEMVNLVGMTPFRETADDLRKRLLAWIAEVEDGHQPEIRDAKPRFPRQHRLKPGDLIGAQDRERDVDPIE, from the coding sequence GTGAGGACATCGAACGTCATCGTCTTCTTCACCGACCAGCAGCGGCACGACACGACCGGCGTGCACGGCAATCCCATGGGTCTGACGCCGAATTTCGATCGGCTGGCGCGGGCCGGCACCCATCTCTATCACTCGTTCACCAGCCAGCCGCTCTGCGGGCCGGCGCGCTCTTCGATGCAGACCGGCCGTTTCGCCACGCAGACCGGGGTCTTCCGCAACGGCATACCGCTTGCCGACGACGCGGTGACGATCGCAAAGACCTTTGCCGACAACGGCTACAAGACCGGCTATATCGGCAAATGGCACCTTGGTGGCTCCGACCCCGTGCCGAAGCAGGAGCGGGGCGGCTACCAGAGCTGGCTCGCCGCCAACCTTCTCGAATTCACCTCGGATGCCTACGATACCGTCGTCTACGACGTCGACGACCAGAAGAAGAAGCTGCCCGGCTATCGCGTCGACGCGTTGACCGATGCGGCGATCCGCTATTGCGACGACCACCAGAACGATCCTTTCTTCCTCTTCGTCTCGTTCCTCGAGCCGCATCACCAGAACCACACCGACGATTATCCGCCGCCGGACGGCTACCGCGAGCAGATGGCGGCCAACATATGGACGCCCCCGGACCTGGCCACGCTCAAGGGCACCAGCACCTGGCATCTCGGCGGCTATTACGGCATGGTGAAGCGCCTCGACGAGGCCTTCGGCCGGCTGATGGATGCGCTGAAAAGCCTCGATCTGCTCGACAACACGATCGTGATGTTCACGTCAGACCACGCCTGCCATTTCAAGACGCGCAACAACGAATACAAGCGCTCCTGCCATGAGAGCGCGGTGCGGGTACCGACCTTGATCACCGGCCCGGGATTCCTGGCGGGCGGGCAGGTGCGCGCGCTCTTCAGCACCGTGGACGTGGCGCCGACCCTTCTCGATGCGGCGGGCATCGCGGTGCCCGGGGACATGACCGGCAAGTCGATCCTGCCGGTGATCCGCGACCATCGCGCGCCGTGGCGGCAAGACATCTTCTTCCAGATTTCCGAGACGGAAACCGGCCGCGCGCTGCGCACGGACCGCTGGAAATATGGCGTCACCTCCGACTATGACGAAGATCTCCCGCGCTCGGACGTCTATCGCGAGAGCTACCTCTACGACCTCGCCAATGATCCCTACGAGATGGTCAACCTCGTCGGGATGACGCCGTTCCGCGAAACCGCCGACGATCTGAGGAAGCGACTGCTGGCGTGGATCGCCGAGGTCGAGGATGGCCACCAGCCCGAGATTCGCGATGCCAAGCCACGTTTCCCGCGCCAGCACCGCCTGAAGCCTGGCGACCTGATCGGAGCGCAGGATCGCGAGCGTGACGTGGATCCGATCGAATGA
- a CDS encoding GFA family protein, with protein MDRFTGGCLCGNVRIVASGRPYRVGLCHCLDCRKHHGALFHASAVFPQDAVTIDGETRDYAGRFFCPRCGSSVFARSADEIEVNLGSLDAPDQLTPTYESWIIRRESWLPPFPLTRRYDRDRDATGRFEG; from the coding sequence ATGGACCGTTTCACCGGCGGCTGCCTGTGCGGCAACGTCCGGATCGTGGCGTCGGGACGCCCATACCGGGTCGGCCTTTGTCACTGTCTCGACTGCCGCAAGCATCACGGGGCCCTTTTCCATGCGTCGGCGGTGTTTCCTCAGGATGCGGTGACGATCGATGGCGAAACACGCGACTATGCCGGGCGGTTTTTCTGTCCCCGCTGCGGCTCGTCCGTTTTCGCGCGCAGCGCCGACGAAATCGAAGTGAACCTCGGGTCCCTGGATGCTCCTGACCAGCTGACGCCGACCTACGAAAGCTGGATAATCCGCCGCGAGTCCTGGTTGCCGCCGTTTCCGCTCACGCGACGATACGACCGCGATCGTGATGCCACGGGCCGCTTCGAGGGCTAG
- a CDS encoding GFA family protein, producing the protein MTHHIGSCFCGAVELEATGAPEAMGYCHCRSCRSWSGGPVNAFSLWKPQAVAIVAGAQHVATFQKTPASRRQYCARCGGHLMTDHPTLGLVDVFAATLPSLAFVPAVHVNYAETVLPMRDGLPKLKDFPTEFGGSGEMIAE; encoded by the coding sequence ATGACGCATCATATCGGCAGCTGCTTCTGCGGCGCCGTCGAGCTCGAGGCTACCGGCGCGCCGGAGGCGATGGGCTATTGTCACTGCCGGTCGTGCCGCTCCTGGTCCGGCGGGCCGGTCAACGCCTTCAGCCTGTGGAAGCCGCAAGCCGTGGCGATCGTCGCGGGAGCCCAGCATGTCGCCACCTTCCAGAAGACCCCGGCGAGCCGGCGCCAATATTGCGCCCGGTGCGGCGGGCACTTGATGACCGATCATCCCACCCTCGGCCTGGTGGACGTGTTCGCGGCGACGCTGCCGAGCCTCGCCTTCGTCCCCGCCGTCCATGTCAACTATGCCGAGACGGTGCTGCCGATGCGAGACGGGTTGCCGAAGCTGAAGGATTTTCCGACCGAGTTCGGCGGCTCCGGCGAGATGATCGCCGAATAG
- a CDS encoding NUDIX hydrolase: protein MSPKQPPPIRIAAALLTDAAGRLLLVRKRGTLAFMQPGGKIEPQEEPVAALVRELGEELGLAVPASALRPVGRFTAPAANEPGFTVEAELFAITTTARPVPAAEIEEIRWVEPAMAEDLPLAPLTRHHVLPLHRPAVGRPAARAPEH, encoded by the coding sequence ATGAGCCCGAAGCAGCCGCCGCCGATCCGCATTGCCGCCGCCCTCCTCACCGATGCGGCGGGCCGGCTGCTGCTGGTGCGCAAGCGCGGCACGCTCGCCTTCATGCAGCCGGGCGGCAAGATCGAGCCGCAGGAAGAACCGGTCGCGGCGCTGGTCCGCGAGCTCGGCGAGGAGCTCGGCCTCGCCGTGCCCGCCTCGGCGCTCAGGCCGGTCGGCCGGTTCACGGCGCCGGCCGCGAACGAGCCTGGCTTCACGGTCGAGGCCGAGCTGTTCGCGATCACCACGACGGCCCGGCCGGTGCCGGCGGCGGAGATCGAAGAGATCCGATGGGTCGAGCCGGCCATGGCCGAGGACCTGCCGCTCGCGCCGCTGACGCGCCATCACGTCCTGCCGCTGCATCGGCCGGCGGTCGGCAGGCCCGCCGCCCGAGCGCCGGAGCACTGA
- a CDS encoding DUF1003 domain-containing protein — MSYLAGISHHLHEEETKLLQALRAARRKRKPPPADSATFGARVADSVAAMMGSWPFIIAQSVILLIWIVLNVTAFVEQWDPYPFILLNLALSFQAAYAAPFIMMSQNRQAAIDRAAATHDYDVNTKAELEIELLHQKLDLLRETEVAELIRIIRKLEERLP; from the coding sequence ATGAGCTACCTCGCAGGCATCTCGCATCATCTGCACGAGGAAGAGACCAAGCTTCTCCAAGCGCTCCGAGCGGCGCGTCGCAAACGCAAGCCGCCTCCGGCCGACAGCGCGACGTTCGGGGCGAGAGTTGCCGACAGCGTGGCCGCAATGATGGGATCCTGGCCCTTCATCATCGCCCAGTCGGTCATATTGCTGATCTGGATCGTGCTGAACGTCACGGCATTCGTGGAGCAGTGGGATCCCTATCCCTTCATCCTGCTCAATCTCGCCTTGTCGTTCCAGGCGGCCTATGCGGCGCCGTTCATCATGATGAGCCAGAACCGGCAGGCCGCCATCGATCGGGCCGCAGCCACCCATGACTACGACGTCAACACCAAGGCGGAGCTGGAGATCGAGCTTCTGCACCAGAAGCTCGACCTGCTGCGTGAAACCGAGGTGGCCGAGCTCATTCGCATCATCCGCAAGCTGGAAGAGCGTCTTCCCTGA